A single genomic interval of Nocardioides nitrophenolicus harbors:
- a CDS encoding PP2C family protein-serine/threonine phosphatase — MAVVRVDATGAHSWSSPGRATRLVHAAATHPGRVRSVNEDSSLVAPPVFLIADGMGGYARGDVASRLVVESFESLASLHEVLPADVEAAIATAQTRVAALAAEFSSAPGSTLVTAAYVLEDGHGYWLLANIGDSRAYTYAGGVLEQISKDHSVVQELIDAGRLTRDQALGHPERHVVTRAIGALTRSEADFALIPAEPGSRLLLCSDGLTSELSDTAILHILSEGADPGRTSLTLVDAAVAAGGHDNVTVVVVDVEGVGASAPSAERTAPGPPEGRGR; from the coding sequence GTGGCAGTGGTGCGGGTCGACGCGACGGGTGCGCACTCCTGGTCGTCGCCGGGGCGTGCCACCCGCCTGGTGCACGCCGCGGCCACCCACCCTGGCCGGGTGCGCAGCGTCAACGAGGACTCCTCGCTGGTGGCGCCGCCGGTCTTCCTGATCGCCGACGGCATGGGCGGCTACGCCCGCGGTGACGTCGCGAGCCGGCTGGTCGTCGAGTCCTTCGAGTCGCTGGCCAGCCTCCACGAGGTGCTGCCCGCCGACGTCGAGGCCGCGATCGCGACCGCGCAGACCCGGGTCGCCGCCCTGGCCGCGGAGTTCAGCTCGGCGCCGGGCTCGACGCTGGTCACGGCGGCGTACGTCCTCGAGGACGGACACGGCTACTGGCTGCTCGCCAACATCGGCGACTCACGGGCCTACACCTACGCCGGCGGCGTGCTCGAGCAGATCTCGAAGGACCACTCGGTGGTCCAGGAGCTGATCGACGCGGGCCGGCTCACCCGCGACCAGGCGCTCGGCCATCCGGAGCGCCACGTCGTGACCCGGGCGATCGGCGCGCTGACCCGCTCCGAGGCCGACTTCGCGCTGATCCCGGCCGAGCCGGGCTCGCGGCTGCTGCTGTGCTCCGACGGGCTCACCTCGGAGCTGTCCGACACGGCGATCCTGCACATCCTCTCCGAGGGCGCGGACCCCGGCCGCACCTCGCTGACCCTGGTCGACGCCGCGGTCGCGGCCGGCGGCCACGACAACGTCACCGTCGTGGTGGTCGACGTCGAGGGCGTCGGGGCCAGCGCCCCGTCGGCCGAGCGCACCGCCCCCGGCCCCCCGGAGGGCCGAGGCCGATGA
- a CDS encoding FKBP-type peptidyl-prolyl cis-trans isomerase, translated as MSQKPEIDFVDPTPPTDLVITDLTVGDGDEATAGSTVSVHYVGVALSSGEEFDASYNRGTPLQFRLGIGQVIQGWDTGVQGMKVGGRRQLVIPPHLGYGDRGAGGVIKPGETLIFVVDLLGVS; from the coding sequence ATGAGCCAGAAGCCCGAGATCGACTTCGTCGACCCCACTCCGCCCACCGACCTCGTGATCACCGACCTCACCGTCGGTGACGGTGACGAGGCCACCGCCGGCAGCACCGTGTCGGTCCACTACGTCGGCGTCGCGCTGTCCAGCGGCGAGGAGTTCGACGCGTCGTACAACCGCGGCACCCCGCTCCAGTTCCGGCTCGGCATCGGCCAGGTCATCCAGGGCTGGGACACCGGCGTGCAGGGCATGAAGGTCGGCGGCCGCCGCCAGCTGGTCATCCCGCCCCACCTGGGCTACGGCGACCGCGGGGCCGGCGGCGTGATCAAGCCGGGCGAGACGCTGATCTTCGTGGTCGACCTGCTGGGCGTCAGCTGA
- a CDS encoding RNA-binding S4 domain-containing protein: protein MDVAIRDESIRLGQFLKLANLVESGAEAKPVIADGLVRVNGEVETRRGRQLRVGDVVELQGQAARVADGDVPDNLPW from the coding sequence ATGGACGTCGCGATCCGCGACGAGTCGATCCGGCTCGGGCAGTTCCTCAAGCTCGCCAACCTGGTCGAGTCCGGCGCCGAGGCCAAGCCGGTCATCGCCGACGGGCTGGTCCGGGTCAACGGGGAGGTCGAGACCCGCCGGGGGCGGCAGCTGCGGGTGGGAGACGTCGTGGAATTGCAGGGGCAGGCCGCCCGGGTCGCCGACGGCGACGTCCCGGACAACCTGCCCTGGTGA
- a CDS encoding DUF445 domain-containing protein, which yields MSGPLIPSDPSADAVRRSALRRMRTVAVSLLLLAAAVYVATLGEDGFWGFVNAGAEASMVGAIADWFAVTALFKHPLGLPIPHTALIPKRKDDLGKGLEQFVGENFLQEDIIRERVLGVQIAQRVGDWLAVPANAERVVTEGSEIAALALGKVRDDHIEALVTEALVPRFREEPIAPLLGGLLAEAIRDDLHHGLVDLMLEEMHGWLLANPDTVHEVLGERAPWWAPDSVNTYVINRLHLEMVRWLDEIRGNPDHRARKALDSMLGQLADDLLANPATQERAERLKDRVLDHPAVIASAVSLWQALRKALLSSLADPSGAVRRRLLVEVEGASTRLRSDAPLRERLDRMAADAAVFAVDRYGAELTAVITHTIERWDGKEAARRIELHVGRDLQFIRINGTIVGGLVGVLIHTISVVLH from the coding sequence GTGTCCGGCCCGCTGATCCCCTCCGACCCGTCGGCCGATGCCGTCCGCCGCAGCGCGCTGCGCCGGATGCGCACCGTCGCGGTCTCGCTGCTGCTGCTCGCCGCCGCCGTCTACGTCGCCACCCTCGGCGAGGACGGCTTCTGGGGCTTCGTCAACGCCGGCGCCGAGGCCTCGATGGTCGGTGCCATCGCCGACTGGTTCGCGGTGACCGCGCTGTTCAAGCACCCCCTGGGCCTGCCGATCCCGCACACCGCGCTGATCCCCAAGCGCAAGGACGACCTCGGCAAGGGGCTCGAGCAGTTCGTGGGAGAGAACTTCCTCCAGGAGGACATCATCCGCGAGCGGGTGCTCGGCGTACAGATCGCGCAGCGCGTCGGCGACTGGCTCGCCGTGCCCGCCAACGCCGAGCGGGTCGTCACCGAGGGCTCCGAGATCGCCGCGCTCGCGCTCGGCAAGGTCCGCGACGACCACATCGAGGCGCTGGTGACCGAGGCGCTGGTGCCCCGGTTCCGCGAGGAGCCGATCGCGCCGCTGCTCGGCGGGCTGCTCGCCGAGGCGATCCGCGACGACCTGCACCACGGCCTGGTGGACCTGATGCTCGAGGAGATGCACGGCTGGCTGCTCGCCAACCCCGACACCGTCCACGAGGTGCTGGGGGAGCGGGCGCCGTGGTGGGCGCCGGACTCGGTCAACACCTACGTCATCAATCGGCTGCACCTCGAGATGGTGCGCTGGCTCGACGAGATCCGCGGCAACCCGGACCACCGGGCGCGCAAGGCACTCGACTCGATGCTCGGCCAGCTCGCCGACGACCTGCTGGCCAACCCCGCCACCCAGGAGCGCGCCGAGCGGCTCAAGGACCGGGTGCTCGACCACCCGGCCGTGATCGCGAGCGCGGTCTCGCTGTGGCAGGCCCTGCGCAAGGCGCTGCTGTCGTCGCTGGCCGACCCGTCGGGCGCCGTACGCCGTCGGCTGCTGGTCGAGGTCGAGGGCGCCTCGACCCGGCTGCGCTCGGACGCGCCGCTGCGGGAGCGGCTCGACCGGATGGCGGCCGACGCCGCCGTCTTCGCCGTCGACCGCTACGGGGCCGAGCTCACCGCGGTCATCACCCACACCATCGAGCGGTGGGACGGCAAGGAGGCCGCCCGGCGCATCGAGCTGCACGTCGGGCGCGACCTGCAGTTCATCCGGATCAACGGCACCATCGTGGGCGGCCTGGTGGGAGTCCTGATCCACACGATCTCGGTGGTGCTTCACTGA
- a CDS encoding MFS transporter, producing the protein MTAISSAPASGASAGPGAEGARSALLVVAVLCFGGLTASLTQTMVIPIQGELGRLLHTSEANASWVVTATLVAGAVAMPIAGRLADLYGKQRVLVVSALLLVLGSLVCALSGSLVPMLGGRLLQGFAMGFVPVGIALLREITPPRLTATAMAAMSATLGVGGAVGLPLSAWIVQDFSWHTLFWVSTGLAAVVVLAVVLLVPHVRDARPGRFDMVGALGLAVGLVALLVAVSKGNEWGWGDGRTLGLLAGAVLVLLAWGGYELRTTDPLCDLRTTARRPVLLTNLAAIAIGFGMMAQAIVIPRLLQSPAATGYGLGQSLLETGLWMAPGGLVMMAFSPVSGRLIRVIGARATLMIGGTVLGIGYLFAFFLMDAPWQLMIATCITSAGVGIGYAAMPTLILESVPLAEAGSAVGINGLVRSIGTSVSSAAMAAILTAWTLDLAGYALPTERAFAICFGVGAAAAFVGVLLAALVPRTRASATH; encoded by the coding sequence GTGACTGCGATCTCCTCCGCGCCGGCCAGCGGCGCGAGCGCCGGTCCGGGCGCCGAGGGCGCCCGCTCCGCGCTGCTCGTCGTGGCGGTGCTCTGCTTCGGCGGCCTGACCGCCTCGCTCACCCAGACCATGGTCATCCCGATCCAGGGCGAGCTCGGCCGACTGCTCCACACCAGCGAGGCCAACGCCTCCTGGGTGGTGACCGCGACCCTGGTCGCCGGCGCCGTGGCGATGCCGATCGCGGGCCGCCTCGCCGACCTGTACGGCAAGCAGCGGGTGCTCGTGGTCAGCGCCCTGCTGCTCGTGCTCGGCTCGCTGGTGTGCGCCCTCAGCGGCTCGCTGGTCCCGATGCTCGGCGGCCGCCTGCTCCAGGGCTTCGCCATGGGCTTCGTCCCGGTCGGCATCGCGCTGCTGCGCGAGATCACCCCGCCGCGGCTGACCGCCACGGCGATGGCCGCGATGAGCGCCACCCTCGGCGTCGGCGGGGCGGTGGGCCTGCCCCTGTCGGCGTGGATCGTGCAGGACTTCAGCTGGCACACGCTGTTCTGGGTGTCGACCGGCCTGGCCGCCGTCGTCGTGCTGGCCGTGGTGCTGCTCGTGCCGCACGTGCGCGACGCCCGGCCCGGCCGGTTCGACATGGTCGGCGCGCTCGGCCTCGCGGTCGGCCTGGTGGCGCTGCTCGTCGCGGTCTCGAAGGGCAACGAGTGGGGCTGGGGCGACGGACGCACCCTGGGGCTGCTCGCCGGGGCCGTGCTGGTGCTGCTCGCGTGGGGCGGCTACGAGCTGCGCACCACCGACCCGCTGTGCGACCTGCGCACCACCGCCCGCCGGCCCGTGCTGCTCACCAACCTCGCCGCGATCGCGATCGGCTTCGGCATGATGGCCCAGGCGATCGTCATCCCGCGGCTGCTGCAGTCGCCCGCGGCGACCGGCTACGGGCTCGGCCAGAGCCTCCTCGAGACCGGCCTCTGGATGGCCCCCGGCGGCCTGGTGATGATGGCCTTCTCGCCCGTCTCGGGCCGCCTCATCCGGGTCATCGGCGCCCGGGCGACGCTGATGATCGGTGGCACCGTGCTCGGCATCGGCTACCTGTTCGCGTTCTTCCTGATGGACGCGCCGTGGCAGCTGATGATCGCCACCTGCATCACCTCCGCCGGCGTCGGCATCGGGTACGCCGCCATGCCGACCCTGATCCTGGAGTCCGTGCCGCTCGCCGAGGCCGGGTCGGCGGTCGGCATCAACGGGCTGGTGCGCTCCATCGGCACCAGTGTGTCGTCGGCGGCGATGGCGGCGATCCTGACCGCCTGGACCCTCGACCTGGCCGGCTATGCCCTGCCCACCGAGCGGGCCTTCGCGATCTGCTTCGGGGTGGGCGCCGCGGCCGCCTTCGTCGGCGTCCTGCTCGCCGCGCTGGTGCCCCGGACCCGGGCCTCCGCGACCCACTGA